ATGATCGCCGGGATCTATGGCATGAATTTCGCGAATATGCCCGAGCTGATTCTGCCGTTCGGCTACCCACTGGTGCTGCTGGTGATCGTTGTGTCGTGCGTGTCGCTGTATGCCTACTTCAAGCACGCGAGCTGGCTCTGACGCGCCGCCTGGCCCTGGTGCGGCGCGTGCCCTTTGATCGCTCAGCCGAATCTACTCGCTAATGTGTTCAACCGAAGGCCGAGGAGTGCGCTATGCCGGTCGTGATTGCGCCCGAACGCCCCGATACCACCGAGGCGACCAGGCTGGTCGAAGAGCTTGAGGCAGCGCTTGAGCCGCTGTACCCGCGCGAGAGCCGCCACGGCCTGAGCATCGCGCAGCTGATTAGCGAGCAAGTGGCTTTTTTCGTCATCCGCGTCGATCACGCGCCGGCAGGTTGCGGCGGGGTCAAGCTGGTCGGCACGGCCTACGGCGAGCTTAAGCGTATGTATGTGCGCCCACAGTATCGCGGCCAGGGCCTGGGGGCCTTGCTGATCGAGCACCTGGCCGGCTACGCGCTGGCGCGCGGCGTGCCGCTGCTGCGGCTCGAAACCGGCATTCACCAGCACGAGGCCATCCGGCTGTACCAGCGCGCCGGGTTTAGGCAGATTCCGCCGTTCGGCCACTACCAGCCCGACCCGCTCAGCCTGTTTCTCGAGAAGCGCCTGCGCTGAGCCGGCCCGTACCTACGCTGCGCCGTGTGGTACAATTGTGCGCATGAAGTGGCTTTCGATACCTGCGCTGCTGGGCAGATCTGGAGCGATCGTCGGCCGCGCCGGTGGCTACCTACAAAGCGAAAAGGAATATGATTCGCCAGGATTATATCTTGCGTATGATTGCGCAGTTTGGCCAGCTGTGGGCCCGTTTGGTCGAACAGCTGCGCGCCGGCCTGTTTCACGATGCCCAGGCCACGCTCGATCTGGCCTACGAGCAGATGCTCGGCCTGCCCGCCGAACATGCCCGCACGCTGACTGCGCAGGATCTACTGGCGCGTATGCAGTTCGCCGCGCCGCCCGACGAGGGCCGGCAGCGCTGCCTGATGCTAAGCGCGCTGCTGGCCACCGAGGCCGACATCGCCGGCGCGCAGCATCTGCCCGACATGGCTGCGCAGGCGAATCAGAAGGCGCTCGAAATCTTGCTGGTTGTGCTGCTGCGCCAGCCCGGCCTCGCGCTGCCCGCATACGCCCCGACGGTCGCGCGGCTGACGGCGGCGCTGGCCGATTACCGGCTGCCGCCCAGCACCAATCGGCTGCTGCTCGAGCACTACGAGCAGGGTGGGGCGTTCGCCAAAGCCGAAGATTGCCTGTTCGAGCTGCGCGCCCAGGCCGGCGCCAGCGCGCCGCTGGCCGCGCTAGGCGAGGCATTCTACCAGCGTCTGCGCGGCTACACCGACGAGCAGCTGCACGCCGGCAATTTCTCGCGCCACGAGATCGAGGCCGGCCTGGCGGCATGGCACAGCCGGTCGCCGGCTTCCGATCGGCCGGCCTGACATAGCGAGCAGCCGCCGGCTCTAGTATGTGGAGGCATGAGAAGTGTCGCACTCGACACCGCCGATTGAGGTGTATCTAGAGGTTGGCCGTACGCGCACGATCGCCGGCGCGATCGACTGGCCGGGCTGGTGCCGCGCCGGGCGCAACGACGCAGCGGCACTGCAGGCGCTGCTCGATTCAGCACCACGCTACGCGCGCATCCTGCACACCGCCGGGTTCGCTTTCAACCCGCCCGGCGACCTGGCCGCCTTGCAGGTGGCCGAGCGGCTGAAGGGCACCGCCACCACTGATTTTGGCGCGCCCGACGTGGCCCCCGCCGCCGATGCCCGGCCGCTGGCCGGCGCCGAACTCGCGCGCGTGCAGGCGCTGCTGCAGGCCTACTGGCAGGCGCTCGACGCGGCGCTCGACGCGGCCAGGGGCCACGAGCTGCGCAAAGGGCCACGCGGCGGCGGGCGCGATCTCGAGGCAATTGTGCAGCACGTGCTTGGCGCCGAGGCGAGCTACCTTGGCCGGCTGGCATGGAAGCATAAGCACGACGAGACGGCCGCGCTAGAGGGTGAGTTCGAGCGCACCCGCAACGCCTCGATCGATGCGCTTGCGGCAGCGGCTCAGGGCCAGCTGCCTACGCACGGCCCACGCGGCGGCGTACTCTGGTCGCCGCGCTACTTCGCGCGCCGCAGCGGCTGGCACGTGCTTGACCATGTCTGGGAGATCGAGGATCGGCGGATCTGAGTGTGGCCCAGCCGGTGCTTTGTGCTATATGCACAAAGCGACTACAAGATCAGTTGTGAATTATGCACCAAGAGGCGCTTGATTCTGCTGAAACGTGCGCTACAATAAGCACGAGATGGCGCAGCGCACCTGGCGCCGCCATAGCAGCAAGGGATCGACACCATGAGCCTCGAGTGCAAGCGCGGCGAACCACGCCTGGTGATCTGCGATAGCTGCGGCGATTATAGCTGGTGCGGCGATCACAGCTGGCGTCTGATGCCGCACAGCACGGTCGAGCGGCTCATTCACCTGTGCCCGGCCTGCCGGCCCGGCGCGGTCTGGTGCGCGGCGCATCAGCAATATCACCGGCCCGATGCGCTGCATCGCCATGCCTGTGCCGATTGCGGCGGCCTGTTCACCAGCGCCGCGCGCGATGCGATCAGCCGCTGCCCCTCCTGCCGGCGCGCTGCCGGCGCGCTGCCGGCCCTGCCCCAGCCGCACGCAGCCCGGCCCGTGCGCTCGTTGGCACAGCGGCTCTACGCGCTCCGCCCGAACCTGCAGCGCTACGGCACCATGTGGCGCCACTAAGCTACCTGGCACGTAGCGCAGGCGCGCTGCTCAAATACACCACACCCACGCCGGCAAGCCGGCGTGGGTGTGTTTTGTGCGCCATTTCACCTAGCCTGGCGACTAGGCCGGCACAGCCACGAACTGCAGCTCTAGGCGCACCTGGTCGGCCACACTGGCCACCTGGCGCACCTGCGGGATCGTGATCCCGAAATCGGCGTATGCGACCGTCGTGCTGGCCGTACCCTCGACGCGCGACTCGCTCGGCGCCTTGGCAGTCACCTCGAATGTCACCTGCTTGGTCACGTCGCGAATAGTCAGGTCGCCGACGATCTGGAAGCTGTAGGGCTGGCCCACCGCGCCGCTCGCCGGCAGGCCAACGATCTCGCTGGGCGTGAACGTCACCAGCTCGTACTGGTCGGTCTGGAGAATCTGATTCTTGATCGTGCGATTGCGGAAGTTGCTGTCGGTGGTTAGGCTGCGCGCATTCACCTGGATCACCCCCACGCGCGTCTTGGTCGGGTCCTGCGCGTTGATCTCGATCACCCCGGCGACCTGGTTGGTCGTGCCGACGACGGTCTTAGGCTCGTTGTTGAGCACCTCGTCGATAATAAAGCGCGCCTCGGACTCGCCCTGCGCAATCTGGAGCGTCACCATGCCGGCCGGCTGGCTCGGCGCGGGCGCCGCAGTCGGCTGGGCCGCTACGGTGGGCGCGGCGGGCGCTTGCGCGGCCGTGGGTGCGGCCGCCACAGTCGGCGCGGCGGCCGTGCTCTGCGATAGCGGGATCGCGGCGAGCGGGCCGCTGGCCTCGGCCGGCGTACGCAGGAAACTGTAGGCCAGATAGCCGCCAATCGCTAGCACCACCAGCACACCTGCGATCAGTAGCTGTTTCACAACGGACATTACTCTCTCCTCCCAACGAAGGTATGCCAGACGTTCCTGGCGATCTCACGACAATGATACTGATTTTCTTTTCAGAAATTGTTAGGAAGTAATGAGAAAATGCCGGCGCGCGGCTTCGCCAGTAGCGCAGGGCGATATTCGAAAGAGCCTGGCGCCTCAACCGGATTTGGTATCAGGGCCTACCATGTAGCACCGCCGCAGGACTATTGTCCTGCGGCGGGCCGTTGAGATAGGTAACGTGGTTGTAGTCCTGGTCGACCGGCTTAGCCGACCGGTCGACATCATCGAATTGATCGTCGACCTGTATGCCCAGGTGACGGATACCATCTTTGAGCTGCGCGATTTCTTTACGCGCGTTTTCGATTTCGAACATTACATGGATCGGAGTGTACAGGCCCGACTGGGCCTTCTGCTTGAGCAGGTAGACCAGCACCTGGCGATAGGTTGCCAGCCGCTCCAGAAGCGTATCGATTTCCTGCTGATGGAATGTCATGGGTAGTGTTCCTTTCTTGTGCTGTGATGCAAACAACAAAAAGGCCACACTACCCCGCAACCGGGGCACGTATGGCCCAGGTGCGAGAAGCAGCGCATTGCGCTACAACCAACGACGGCGGCAAGGTTCGGCAAGGCGAAGCCCGGCCGGTCGATAAAATGCCCCTCAGCGATAGCCACGCTTGTGGCCGAAAACAGAACGCCTGGCGCCGTATGCCGCAGGAGCGGCCGGCACGAAACGCCCTGAACCGGCTCTGATGCGCACTATGCGTCGATCATGGCTCGGCCCCTGGCACGCTGCTCTGGCCGAAGGCCAGAATACTGCGCGCCGGGTGGTATTTGCGTAGGCGAAACGATTGATATGGTGCGTGATACTTCAGCGTTGCCGGGGCGTTTGTGCGCGATACACGCATGCATCACTGCCCAACAGGCGGCAACAGATGAGGCAGGCAAGCCGTTAGCGGCTCAATGCGTAGGTCAAGCCGCTGGCCAGTGGCCAGCGCAATAGAGCACATGCGGCAGTGGGCGCCGTATGGCAAGGCACACACGAGTTAGGCATCGCCGCCGTCGTGCGGATAATAGTGAGTATGAAGTTGGAGGGTGCATTCGGCAATGATTCATCACGAGCTGCATTCTTGAAGCGATTGGCCTAAGCTGCCTGCAGATTGAGCAATGTAGGTGTGTGATAATGCCCACACTGCTGGTCAGCAACCAGAAAATGCCTTGAGATTCAATAATGCCTTACGTGAATTCGCATTACCTGCCATTATTATATTTGATCTGCATATTAAGATCAATAGTAAATTTATTGCAATTGCAGATCTGATTAGTGATACAAACGACGATTTTATCTCTATATTATAAAAATTTTCGAACTGAATAGATAGAGGGTATATTAAGGCAATAGAAAGAGCGAATTTAACCAGGAAGATCGTAAGTATTCACGGCCACTTGTGTGTAATTATGCGATCTGAAAAAGGTTTCTGTTACCGTTAGGGCTTACGCGGTTGGCGTACACAGCCTGCAGCAGAACGATACGTACGTTGCAGCTACGTACGTCCTAACCGTGCAAGCTATAGCAATCCTAAATGAGTCATAAAAAGCAGGGGCCAGGGGGGCGCAGCCCCCGAAAGAAAAATCACCACCCCTTTATGAATCCGATAGGATTGCTATATAGCCCCACACGGTAACAGAACAAAGCAGGCGCCCCGTCGAGTATTACTCTTCTGGCGGGATGAAGCCAAAGGATCCGGGGCGACTCTGGATCATCGTAGGTGCGACGCCCGTGTCGGCGTTGCGCAGGGCGCGCACGTGCGCGCGGCGGTGGCGGCGCGCCTCGCCATACGAGATCGACTTGGCGTTGCCCAGCGGCGTGACCGTATCGACAAGCATGTAGGTGCGCGGCTGCACCAGCAGGCTATCGCGGCGCGAGCGGTAGCGCTGCTGGGCCGCGAGCAGCTGCTCGGCCGGCGCCGCTGCGAGTGCTTGCTTTTCAGCGGCCCACTCCTGCTGCAACTGGTCGATCGCCTGGTCGACGGCAGCGCCGAACTGGGGCGTCATGAGCCGAATCAGCTGCCCGCGCAGCTGCAATGTATTCGCGTTGTTGTACAGATAGCCCGCCGCGTCGTGCTGGGTCGAGATCACGCAGGCCACATCATAATGGAGAAAGAAGGGGCCGACGGTCGTGCGAACCAGCGCGCGGCCAAACTCGATCGACCGTAGCTTGGGGTGGCGAATGAATGTCACCGGCTCGGCAACGCTGCCCTGGATGCAGGCGCTCGCCAGAGTTACCCGCTCGTCGGGGGGCGGCGTGCGAATCGAGCTCACCTGCACGATCATGTCGCGCACGCGCCGCCCATCGCTCTCGCCTACCACGTAGCGCCGATCGGTGTCCGAGCCCATCGCCAGCGTGCCCTCGACGGCAATATAGTCGCCGATTGTGGCCGCCTCGAGCGACGCCAGGCCCTGCGTCGCGCTATTGGCCTCCATCAATAGGTCGAACGGCTCGCCGAAGGGCGTCTCGAGCGACACGACGAAGCGCGTGCTCAGCCCAAAGTCGCAGCGCCGCGTGATCATCTTGAGCGGCCGGCGATCCTTGCTGTCGCGGTAGCTTGGAAAGCTGCCGAGACGCCCCACGATCGTGGTCTGGTTCGTTGGGAAGTCAGAGTCGTGTAGTGTGGTCATTGTCATGCTCCTGTGTTATATGACTGGCCGCCCAGCCAGGTTGCGAGCGGCGCTGCCAGTGCTCTAGCGTTGAGTATATGCCGAAGTGCCGGGCCGTGGCCGCCGGCCGGGTCTCATTCTGCATAGATTCGGCCTATCGGGCGACCGGGACTGCTGGGCTATGTAGTAGCCCAGCGCTGGCGCGCGTAGCCGGCGGCGGCCAGCACGCGCGGCGTGCGCGTCTCGAGCCGCGAGAGCCACTGCTGGCGGCGGCGACGGCGATCTTGCCGGCGCAGCAGCGCCTGCCGCTCGGGATCGGCGTCGACCAGCCGCTCGTCGAGCGCGATACAGCTGGGGTGGTCGAGGATGTACTGGCGTTGATGGCGGCGGATCGCGTCCCAGCGCGCACACAGGTAGGCCCATTCGTCGTCGGGCAGCCGGGCCAGCTGGGCGGCCACATGCTGCGGATCGATCGGGCCATAGATCATGCGGGCGATCAGCGCCTCGAGCGGCGCGGCGCCCGGCGTACACTCCTCGGGCGCGCGCCGGGCGTCGGCTCCGGGCAGCACACTCTGCCAGCCAGGGCCGTGGTATGGCGGCAGATCACGATCGGTGTCGAGCGGCGCGGGCCAGGGCAGCGGCCGGATCGAGCACAGCTCGGCCGGCCCCGCGCCGCCGGCCAGCAGCACATACTGGTGCTCATCGGCGGGCTGGCCGCTGATGTCGGCCGCTGTCAGATCAGTGGTCGGAAACAGGCTGGCGTAGGCCGAGGCGTCGGGCTCGAGCGTGCGCAAGATCATGCGATTCGCGCTGTTCGTCAGCATCTCGTCGCGCAGCGTACCCAGCTGGGCCAGCGTCTGGTGCGCGTAGATTCCGCCAATGCCGAAGCCACGCAGCTGAGTGATCGCGTCCTGCATATCGCGCGATTGGCCCTGGCCGACAAACACCTGTAGCTCATCGACGATCAGCGGCACGGTCGAGCGGGTCTGGTCGCTGCCCGGCCGGCGAAATGCGGCCCGCAGCACGGCCTGTAGCAGCAGCATGCCAACGAATTCGGCGATGCCGCCCAGCGTGCGGTGCGGCAGCGGCAGCACCACGATCCGCCCGTGCTCCATGCACTCCAGAAAATCGATCGTCGGGAGCGGCTGGGCGATCAGGTAGCGCGTGGTTTCATCGACCATCAGGTTGTCGAGCCGGCGCAGCAGCGCGTCGCGGCTGGCTTTCTGTTGCTCGCCCAGGCGCGGGAACGTCTGCTCCCAGAAGGTCTTGACTTCGATATTGGTGCAGTGCGCCAGCAGCTCGGCACGGTACTGCTCGCTCTGGATGGCCTGCTTGAGGTGAGCCAGCGTCGGGTGGGCGACCGTCTCGGCGATCAGCGCGGCGCTCATCTGGGCATACTGCTGCATGCCCTGGCTCTTGGCCCAGGTCTCGGGGTCGAGCCGCGCGAACACGGCCAGGATCATGCCGATCGTCTGGGTGATGCCGCCGGGTGCCGTACGGTCGATGCCGTAGAGCGGGTTCAGGCCGACCGGCCACTCGGCGTCGAGCACATCGACAATCACCAGCCGGGCTTCGTCGGCGAGCGGGATGTAGCTGAGCGTGGTGGCAGCCAGGCTACCGCCCAGGTCGTCGCCTTTGCCGTCGAGCTCGATCAAGCCGTTTGGGATGAGCTGGCGGGCCATGTTCGCGAGCGCGCGCGTCTTGCCCGTGCCCATGCCGGCGGTCAGGTGCAGCACCTGGCGTAGCGCGCGCAGGGTTGGCCCCACCGGCGCGAGGCTGCCGTCGCCGCGCAGTGCGTGCCCGAGCACAATCCGGTCGGTCGCGCCGGCCGGCACGAAGGTGTGGGGTGCGGCCGGCAGGTGCCTGTTCGGCAGCCAGCCGATCAGCGTTTTAAGCTCGACGCCGGGCAGGTGCCACAGGCCGGCCGCCTCGGCGCAGCTCAGGATCAGCGGCCCGGCCCACAGTGGTGCCGGCAGCAGCAGCGCGGGCGGCGGCGCGCTGCGTGGGGCGCGGGCGGCGGCGTGGGCCAGCCGCGTTTCTGCCAGGCGCAGCCCGCCGGCCAGGGCTGCCAGGGCCACCAGTGCCGGCGCGGCAGCAAGGCCTGGCCCGGCCCACAGCCCGAACGTGCCCGCACCGATCGCCAGCACCAGCCCGGCCCGGCCGAGCAGCCTGCGCCGGCGCGCCTGGGCCGCGCTCGGCACAACGGCCGTGTGTGTGCCGGGCCAGCCGGCCGGGCGAAACTGCTGCACCCCGGCCGCGCCACGCGCCTGGAACTGGCCAAACGCGCTGCACAGCTCGCGCAGGGCCGCGCGGGCGGCCGGCGTATGCGCACGATCGCGCGCGACGGCCACCAGCCGCACGCTGACATCGTAACAGTCGGCGCTTAGCTTGGCCTCGAGCGCCTGGGCCTCGGCTGCGGCGCCGGCCGCCTGGGCGCGGCGCAGCGCCACCAGCCGGCGCCCCGCCCATACGCGCCAGGGCGTCGCGGCGTCGCGATCGGGTCGCGGCCGCGCGATGATCTGGATCTCGGTGTAGGCCACCCCCGGCGGCGTACGCAGTGCCGCTGCCAGCGCGCCAAGCGACTCGGCGCCGATTGTGTCGGGCGTGCGAATGGGGGCGTGTGGCGGCCGGCTGAGCGCCAGCTCGCACCAGCAGGCCAGCCGGCCCGGCTGTAGCGCGGCCGCAAGCGGATCGGCTGCTTCGTCGACGATCACCTCGGCATCCAGGGCCAGCAGCGCGCTCGTGAGTGCGCGCCTGAGCGATTGGCGTGGCGCGGCGCCGGCAGCGACCAGCGCCCCCAGCGCGGCCGGCTCGTCGGGCTGCGCGTGCAGCGTAAACGCGACCCACGGCGCCGGGCCGGAGACCCGACCAGGCTGTTGGAGCGCGGCGTGCAGGCTGCGCCACAGCTCGGCTGGATCGGCGGCGGTATGTGCGGTTTTGCGGCTCTGTGGGCGTAGCGACCGAATGCGCAGGTAAGTCTGAGCGGCAGGTGTGCGCCGGGCCTCCGCCAGCACCAGCCAGCTCGCGTTGAATACGAGTTCGATCGCCAGTAGCGCGGCGCCACCCAGGCCAGCTGCTGCGATGATCGGCGCGGCCGGCGGCAGGCTCAGCCAGGCCAGGCCGGCGTGCAGCAGCGCCCAGCTATGGCTACCAGCCACGGCCGGCGGGGCGGGCAGCGCCGCGAGCAGCAGGCACAGCAGTAGCGCCGCGCGCAGGCCGATCCGGCCACGATCCGGACGCGGCGGCATACGCTCGCCGGCCGGCAGCCCTGCGGCGCCGCCAAACGAAAAGCTAGCCGGCGTGCGTTTCATGGCATGCTCCTGTGGTTAGCGCGCCGGGCCATGGCGCGGCCCGCAGCAGCTCGGCAATCTGTGGCGGGTCGGTCGCAAGCAGCGCGCGCGGGGATCGATCGGGCTGTTCGGGATCGGCCGGGGCGGCCAGCAGGCCCGCCGCTGTAAACCAGCCCAGCAGGATGCCGGCGTGCTGTTTGTGCCGTTCGGCCAGCAGCGCGGCGACACGTTTGCGGCTGAGGCCAGGCGAGTCGCCATGCATCACGTCGTGCGACTCAAGCAGCGCTCGCGCCAGATCGGCAACATCAGCCGGAGACATGGCCGCGCGACCGGTGCCCGGCCCGGCCGGCCAGCCCGGCGCAGCATCGGCCGGTGTGGCGGGCGGCGCGCCGAGCGCTGCCTCGATCGACTGCCCATCCAGGATCGCCCGCAGGTGCAGGTAGGTCGAGCGCCGCAGCCTGGCGTGATCCTCTTCCGCTGTGCCGGCCGGCGGCGCAGCAGGTGGCGACATAGGCGCTGGTGCCGGCTCGGCCAGCAGCAGCGCCGGTGCATGCGGCCATGGGCCGGCCCATGGCAGGCTGAACAGCGCCTGGGCGCGCGGCGCCAGCCGGCGCGGCAGCGCGATTGAGCGCCAGCCGCAGGCCCGCAGCGTCACCGCCGGGTCGGGGCCTGCGTCGCCCGCCAGCAGCATGGCCGATACGCGTGGCAGGCCTTTCGGCGCGGCACGCCAGCTCAGTGTCAGCCGCGCGTCGCCGTAGGCGTGCAGCAGCTCGCCCGTGGGCATACGCGCCGCCGGGGTTGGCCAGGCCAACACCACGCGCCGGTAGGGCCGCGGCGCAAGCCCCCGCGCCACCAGCAGTACATCTGCGGCCGCGCCAAACGCGCCACGCAAGGTACGCCGCAGCAGCTCGGCCCGGCAGCCCGGCACGCAGCGGTCGTGTGCGCAGCCGCCGCACCCGGCCAGCGCCACGTAGAACTGCTGGCGCGCCTCGATGCGCACCGCCACGCTCAGCAGCGGCGCGACCGCCAGGTGGCGGCGCAGGCCCTGGGCCAGCACGCCAGCGCGCGGCGCAGCCCCTGGCAGCTCGAGCCGGAACAGCTGCAGACCAGCTTTCATCACGTTTCACAGCCCTTCAACATTGTGGGGTTCTCCGTCATTACACGACGTACGCAGTCCGCGTTTGTAGCCTGCGGCAGGGTGGCATATACCGTGCTGCCGCAGGCGAATGTGGACGCTACGCGGGTCACCGCGTAACTTGTGCTCATTACGAGCCACGCAGCGAGCGCAGCTCTTGCGGGCTGGCTTCGACCAGCATGTGATAGATGTCGTTACCGAAAGCCGCCAGGCAGCGCCCGCGCCCGGCCTGCGCCAGGAAGCGCACGTGCTCGGGTGTCAGGTCGCCGATCGCGTCGGCCATCCTGCGCGCCGGCAGGTCGTCGAGGTGAAACATGAACTTGGCCACGGCGTTCTCGAAGATCTGCCGGCCGTAGCTGTTGTCGAGAAAGGTGGACGGATTCTGATCGACCGGCATCAGGCCGATGCCATACTTGCGGGCAACTTTGCAGATCTCGGCGGCCAGCCGCGCCACCGCCTCGACCCGCGTGACGTAGTGGAACTCGTCGAGCAGCAACAGCGTGCGCCGCCCGGTGTCGCGCTGTGGGTCGCGCATGAAGCGGTTGAAGGCGCCGACCATATGCGCGTAGTAGAAGCTGCGCAGCCGCTCGGGCACCTCGGAGAAGTCGAAATAGTTGATGTCGTAGCCAAACGACCAGTCGACCCGGCTGGGCACGTTCAGGCTCTTACCGATCTCGGTCAGGCGGTCGCCGCCGCTACTGCCAAAGAGCTTGATCCGCAATCGCCGCGCCAGCTGGCGTGCCTCGGGCTCGTGGATGCGCTCGAGCTCGGCGATCAGGTCGCTCAGGCGCGGCATGGCCTCGGGCGCGGCGCGCGGGCTGACGCCGGCGTAGAGATCGCCCAGCGCGCGGTCGAGCACGCCCTCTTCTTCGTCGGTGAAGGTGTATGGCGCCAGCGTTTCGCTGGCCTCGTCGCCGGTGCGCAGCTGGGCCGGCTTGCCGAACACCAGCGAGAGCTGGCCGATCGCGTGCTGCACCTGCAGCGGCCGCCAGTCGCCGTCGCGCTCGTCGTACACCACATCGAGCACGTTGATCGGCGTGTGTACGCCCAGCCAGTGGCAGATCGCGCCGGCCCCGGCGGCGGCGGCGATGCGCGCGCCATTGCGGAATGCATCGACCGCGACCACGCGGTAGCCCAGCTGTGCGGCGGCGCGCAGCGTCACGACATTCAGGAAAAAACTTTTGCCATAGCCAGTCTTGCCGAGCACAACGCTGTGGGCGGCCTGGTCGTCGGCGAACAGGTCGTAGAACAGCGGCGCGCGGCGCAGCATATCGAGGCCCCAGCACAGCCCGTCGGTGCGGCTGGCGCGGTGGTAGCCCAGCAGGCCCAGCGCGCAGCCGACGCCGTGCGACCAGACGGTGTAGCGCCGTAGCGGTGCATCGATCTCGCCGGCTTTGCGGGCGCTCCAGAGCTTGATCAGCTCGCCCTGCGCGCCGGCCACTGCGTCCAGTCGCAGCGTACTGCCCATGCGGTCGCGCACGGTTGCCACATTCGCGGCCAGCCGGGCGGGCGTGTCGGCGCTCACCAGCACGGCGATCT
The sequence above is drawn from the Candidatus Kouleothrix ribensis genome and encodes:
- a CDS encoding YceI family protein, which gives rise to MSVVKQLLIAGVLVVLAIGGYLAYSFLRTPAEASGPLAAIPLSQSTAAAPTVAAAPTAAQAPAAPTVAAQPTAAPAPSQPAGMVTLQIAQGESEARFIIDEVLNNEPKTVVGTTNQVAGVIEINAQDPTKTRVGVIQVNARSLTTDSNFRNRTIKNQILQTDQYELVTFTPSEIVGLPASGAVGQPYSFQIVGDLTIRDVTKQVTFEVTAKAPSESRVEGTASTTVAYADFGITIPQVRQVASVADQVRLELQFVAVPA
- a CDS encoding GNAT family N-acetyltransferase, producing the protein MPVVIAPERPDTTEATRLVEELEAALEPLYPRESRHGLSIAQLISEQVAFFVIRVDHAPAGCGGVKLVGTAYGELKRMYVRPQYRGQGLGALLIEHLAGYALARGVPLLRLETGIHQHEAIRLYQRAGFRQIPPFGHYQPDPLSLFLEKRLR
- a CDS encoding type IV secretory system conjugative DNA transfer family protein — protein: MLIVQLESFPIEQARDLEALEWQLGAWAAGRTYPWRLLAYSRPFDMRPVISGTQSKLRDLLPIAEAAGPIVQAVRARRAGQPGPHPADALAALAAEQRARLELLVRGLPPFARLLRTPAQAGDALWDSFAQALAGLLWPVPWLKEMARFYEALGERHLRSATFFLLIWDLPESQADTLLASLEHTTGRRASLCESLPPTLTAEYTVDERQARLVPQVPGQPYLAVLRSYDMNGTWDATTLHTLLALDFDVALALDVTTFSQGRVIKELELAKRTAESVLRDGKDDPVALRKLHQASEGMHRLDTESLHDLQIAVLVSADTPARLAANVATVRDRMGSTLRLDAVAGAQGELIKLWSARKAGEIDAPLRRYTVWSHGVGCALGLLGYHRASRTDGLCWGLDMLRRAPLFYDLFADDQAAHSVVLGKTGYGKSFFLNVVTLRAAAQLGYRVVAVDAFRNGARIAAAAGAGAICHWLGVHTPINVLDVVYDERDGDWRPLQVQHAIGQLSLVFGKPAQLRTGDEASETLAPYTFTDEEEGVLDRALGDLYAGVSPRAAPEAMPRLSDLIAELERIHEPEARQLARRLRIKLFGSSGGDRLTEIGKSLNVPSRVDWSFGYDINYFDFSEVPERLRSFYYAHMVGAFNRFMRDPQRDTGRRTLLLLDEFHYVTRVEAVARLAAEICKVARKYGIGLMPVDQNPSTFLDNSYGRQIFENAVAKFMFHLDDLPARRMADAIGDLTPEHVRFLAQAGRGRCLAAFGNDIYHMLVEASPQELRSLRGS
- a CDS encoding ATP-binding protein — protein: MKRTPASFSFGGAAGLPAGERMPPRPDRGRIGLRAALLLCLLLAALPAPPAVAGSHSWALLHAGLAWLSLPPAAPIIAAAGLGGAALLAIELVFNASWLVLAEARRTPAAQTYLRIRSLRPQSRKTAHTAADPAELWRSLHAALQQPGRVSGPAPWVAFTLHAQPDEPAALGALVAAGAAPRQSLRRALTSALLALDAEVIVDEAADPLAAALQPGRLACWCELALSRPPHAPIRTPDTIGAESLGALAAALRTPPGVAYTEIQIIARPRPDRDAATPWRVWAGRRLVALRRAQAAGAAAEAQALEAKLSADCYDVSVRLVAVARDRAHTPAARAALRELCSAFGQFQARGAAGVQQFRPAGWPGTHTAVVPSAAQARRRRLLGRAGLVLAIGAGTFGLWAGPGLAAAPALVALAALAGGLRLAETRLAHAAARAPRSAPPPALLLPAPLWAGPLILSCAEAAGLWHLPGVELKTLIGWLPNRHLPAAPHTFVPAGATDRIVLGHALRGDGSLAPVGPTLRALRQVLHLTAGMGTGKTRALANMARQLIPNGLIELDGKGDDLGGSLAATTLSYIPLADEARLVIVDVLDAEWPVGLNPLYGIDRTAPGGITQTIGMILAVFARLDPETWAKSQGMQQYAQMSAALIAETVAHPTLAHLKQAIQSEQYRAELLAHCTNIEVKTFWEQTFPRLGEQQKASRDALLRRLDNLMVDETTRYLIAQPLPTIDFLECMEHGRIVVLPLPHRTLGGIAEFVGMLLLQAVLRAAFRRPGSDQTRSTVPLIVDELQVFVGQGQSRDMQDAITQLRGFGIGGIYAHQTLAQLGTLRDEMLTNSANRMILRTLEPDASAYASLFPTTDLTAADISGQPADEHQYVLLAGGAGPAELCSIRPLPWPAPLDTDRDLPPYHGPGWQSVLPGADARRAPEECTPGAAPLEALIARMIYGPIDPQHVAAQLARLPDDEWAYLCARWDAIRRHQRQYILDHPSCIALDERLVDADPERQALLRRQDRRRRRQQWLSRLETRTPRVLAAAGYARQRWATT